One stretch of Odocoileus virginianus isolate 20LAN1187 ecotype Illinois chromosome 26, Ovbor_1.2, whole genome shotgun sequence DNA includes these proteins:
- the CELSR3 gene encoding cadherin EGF LAG seven-pass G-type receptor 3 isoform X2, whose protein sequence is MARRQPWWGLRGPTTPLLLLLSLLSLFPLSREELGGGGGHGWDPEVAPAAGPGARIGNGALALCPEPPGVREDGEPGLGVREPVFVGLRGGRQSAQSGRGPPEQPGLGAEYGVKTFGSRGRETGQGPGSLLCWRPEVSSCRRTGPLQRDSLSPEGLSPGVPGPENNPPFPSDLLIRPRGSQPVSSQRHTGRGSSPKVGTTRCCGELSGPGRRGQSERTATSRARRTGPRSDRPPGAVGSGPGLDSAPRTARTAPASGSAPRESRTAPEPKPERMRSRGLFRRRFLPQRPGPRPPGAPAGPGAWRIPLEGRARPRRAANRHPQFPQYNYQALVPENEAAGTAVLRVVAQDPDTGEAGRLVYSLAALMNSRSLELFSIDPQSGLIRTEAALDRESMDRHYLRVTAQDHGSPRLSATTMVAVTVADRNDHAPVFEQAQYRETLRENVEEGYPILQLRATDGDAPPNANLRYRFVGPPAARAAAAAAFEIDPRSGLISTSGRVDREHMESYELVVEASDQGQEPGPRSATVRVHITVLDENDNAPQFSEKRYVAQVREDVRPHTVVLRVTATDRDKDANGLVHYNIISGNSRGHFAIDSLTGEIQVVAPLDFEAEREYALRIRAQDAGRPPLSNNTGLASIQVVDINDHTPIFVSTPFQVSVLENAPLGHSVIHIQAVDADHGENARLEYSLTGVAPDTPFVINSATGWVSVSGPLDRESVEHYFFGVEARDHGSPPLSASASVTVTVLDVNDNRPEFTMKEYHLRLNEDATVGTSVVSVTAVDRDANSAISYQITGGNTRNRFAISTQGGVGLVTLALPLDYKQERYFKLVLTASDRALHDHCYVHINITDANTHRPVFQSAHYSVSVNEDRPVGSTVVVISASDDDVGENARITYLLEDNLPQFRIDADSGAITLQAPLDYEDQVTYTLAITARDNGIPQKADTTYVEVMVNDVNDNAPQFVASHYTGLVSEDAPPFTSVLQISATDRDAHANGRVQYTFQNGEDGDGDFTIEPTSGIVRTVRRLDREAVPVYELTAYAVDRGVPPLRTPVSIQVTVQDVNDNAPVFPAEEFEVRVKENSIVGSVVAQITAVDPDEGPNAHIMYQIVEGNIPELFQMDIFSGELTALIDLDYEARQEYVIVVQATSAPLVSRATVHVRLVDQNDNSPVLNNFQILFNNYVSNRSDTFPSGIIGRIPAYDPDVSDHLFYSFERGNELQLLVVNQTSGELRLSRKLDNNRPLVASMLVTVTDGLHSVTAQCVLRVVIITEELLANSLTVRLENMWQERFLSPLLGHFLEGVAAVLATPAEDVFIFNIQNDTDVGGTVLNVSFSALAPRGAGAGSAGPWFSSEELQEQLYVRRAALAARSLLDVLPFDDNVCLREPCENYMKCVSVLRFDSSAPFLASASTLFRPIQPIAGLRCRCPPGFTGDFCETELDLCYSNPCRNGGACSRREGGYTCVCRPRFTGEDCELDTEAGRCVPGVCRNGGTCANGPDGGFRCQCPAGGAFEGPRCEVAARSFPPSSFVMFRGLRQRFHLTLSLSFATVQPSGLLFYNGRLNEKHDFLALELVAGQVRLTYSTGESNTVVSPTVPGGLSDGQWHTVHLRYYNKPRTDALGGAQGPSKDKVAVLSVDDCDVAVALQFGAEIGNYSCAAAGTQTSSKKSLDLTGPLLLGGVPNLPENFPVSHKDFVGCMRDLHIDGRRVDMASFVANNGTVAGCQAKLHFCDSGPCKNNGICSERWGGFSCDCPVGFGGKDCRLTMAHPHHFRGNGTLSWDFGNDVAVSVPWYLGLAFRTRAKQGVLMQVQAGPHSTLLCQLDRGLLSVTVTRASGRAAHLLLDQVIVNDGRWHDLRLELQEEPGGRRGHHVLMVSLDFSLFQDTLAVGSELQGLKVKRLHVGGLPHGAEEEAPQGLVGCIQGVWLGSTPSGSPALLPPSHRVNVEPGCVVTNACASGPCPPRADCRDLWQTFSCTCWPGYYGPGCVDACLLNPCQNQGSCRHLPGAPHGYTCDCIGGYFGHHCEHRMDQQCPRGWWGSPTCGPCNCDVHKGFDPNCNKTNGQCHCKEFHYRPRGSDSCLPCDCYPVGSTSRSCAPHSGQCPCRPGALGRQCNSCDSPFAEVTASGCRVLYDACPKSLRSGVWWPQTKFGVLASVPCPRGALGAAVRLCDEDRGWLEPDLFNCTSPAFRELNLLLDGLELNKTVLDTVEAKKLAQRLREVTGHTDHYFSQDVRVTARLLAHLLAFESHQQGFGLTATQDAHFNENLLWAGSALLAPETGDLWAALGQRAPGGSPGSAGLVQRLEEYAATLARNMELTYLNPVGLVTPNIMLSIDRMEHPSPTRGTRRYPRYHSNLFRGQDAWDPHTHVLLPSQAPRPSPAEVLSGSGSSMENATTSSVAPPPAPPEPEPEPGISIVILLVYRTLGGLLPAQFQAERRGARVPQNPVMNSPVVSVAVFHGRNFLRGVLESPISLEFRLLQTANRSKAICVQWDPPGPADQHGLWTARDCELVHRNGSHARCRCSRTGTFGVLMDASPRERLEGDLELLAVFTHVVMAVSVATLLLTAAVLLSLRSLKSNMRGIHANVAAALGVAELLFLLGIHRTQNQLLCTAVAILLHYFFLGTFAWLLVQGLHLYRMQVEPRNVDRGAMRFYHTLGWGVPAVLLGLAVGLDPEGYGNPDFCWISIHEPLIWSFAGPVILVLVMNGTMFLLAARTSCSTGQREAKKTSVLTLRSSFLLLLLISASWLFGLLAVNHSILAFHYLHAGLCGLQGLVVLLLFCVLNADARAAWTPACLGRKAAPEEARPAPGTGPGAYNNTALFEESGLIRITLGASTVSSVSSARSGRTQDQDSQRGRSCLRDNVLVRHGSVADHTDHSLQAHAGPTDLDVAMFHRDAGGGADSDSDSDLSLEEERSLSIPSSESEDNGRTRGRFQRPLRRAAQSERLLTHPKDVDGNDLLSYWPALGECEATPCALQTWGSERRLGLDTSKDAANNNQPDLALTSGDETSLGGAQRQRKGILKNRLQYPLVPQTRGAPELSWCRAATLGHRAVPAASYGRICAGGGTGSLSQPASRYSSREQLDLLLRRQLSRERLEEAPSPVLRPLSRPGSQERLDTVPGRPEPRDRGSTLPRRQPPRDYPGAMAGRFGSRDALDRGAPCEWLSTLPPPRGARDLDPQPPPLPLSPQRQLSRDPLLPSRPLDSLSKRSNSGERLDHAPSRHPSREGLGPAPQLLRVREDPPSGPGHGPSTEQLDILSSILASFNSSALSSSLPSSSTPSGPHTTATPSAMASALGPSTPRSATSHSISELSPDSEVPRSEGHS, encoded by the exons ATGGCGAGGCGGCAACCGTGGTGGGGTCTCAGGGGGCCGACGACCCCGCTCCTCCTgctcctttccctcctctctttgTTCCCTCTTAGCCGGGAGGAgctggggggcggtgggggccaCGGCTGGGATCCGGAGGTAGCTCCTGCTGCGGGACCAGGGGCGCGGATCGGCAACGGAGCCTTAGCTCTTTGTCCCGAGCCGCCCGGGGTCCGAGAGGATGGAGAGCCTGGCCTGGGAGTCAGGGAACCTGTCTTCGTGGGGCTCCGAGGGGGAAGGCAAAGCGCCCAAAGCGGTCGAGGGCCCCCGGAGCAGCCGGGGCTGGGAGCGGAGTATGGGGTCAAGACATTTGGCAGCCGCGGGCGGGAGACCGGACAAGGACCAGGGTCTCTGTTATGCTGGCGCCCAGAGGTCTCCTCTTGCAGGCGGACAGGGCCTTTGCAAAGAGATAGTCTGTCACCAGAGGGTTTGTCCCCAGGGGTCCCAGGCCCGGAGAACAACCCTCCCTTCCCTTCGGACCTTCTGATTCGGCCCCGTGGTTCTCAGCCGGTGTCCTCTCAGAGGCATACTGGGAGAGGCTCCTCCCCGAAAGTGGGAACCACGCGCTGCTGCGGGGAACTGTCGGGACCAGGGCGCAGGGGTCAGAGCGAGAGAACTGCGACGTCCCGAGCGAGGAGGACAGGCCCCCGGTCGGACCGCCCTCCCGGGGCCGTGGGATCTGGCCCCGGACTGGATTCAGCACCTCGCACAGCGAGGACAGCTCCCGCGTCTGGTTCAGCACCGCGCGAGTCTCGGACAGCTCCCGAGCCGAAGCCCGAGCGCATGCGCTCCCGAGGTCTCTTCCGCCGCCGCTTCCTCCCGCAGCGCCCCGGGCCGCGCCCCCCTGGGGCCCCGGCCGGGCCTGGAGCCTGGAGAATACCCCTAGAGGGCCGGGCCCGCCCCCGTCGCGCTGCGAACCGCCACCCACAGTTTCCGCAGTATAACTACCAGGCACTAGTGCCGGAGAATGAAGCGGCAGGTACCGCGGTGCTACGCGTAGTGGCGCAGGACCCGGACACCGGAGAGGCTGGGCGCCTAGTCTACTCGCTGGCTGCGCTCATGAACAGCCGCTCACTGGAGCTCTTCAGCATCGATCCGCAGAGCGGCCTTATCCGCACAGAGGCCGCTCTAGACCGCGAGAGCATGGATCGTCACTACCTGCGCGTGACGGCGCAGGATCACGGCTCGCCGCGCCTCTCTGCCACCACCATGGTGGCCGTTACAGTGGCCGACCGCAATGACCACGCGCCGGTATTTGAGCAGGCGCAATACCGGGAGACGCTTCGCGAGAACGTGGAAGAGGGCTACCCCATCCTGCAGCTACGTGCCACAGATGGTGACGCGCCCCCCAACGCCAACCTGCGTTACCGCTTTGTGGGGCCGCCAGctgcccgcgccgccgccgccgctgccttCGAAATTGATCCGCGCTCGGGCCTCATCAGCACCAGCGGTCGCGTGGACCGCGAGCACATGGAAAGTTACGAGCTGGTGGTGGAGGCCAGCGACCAGGGCCAAGAGCCCGGGCCGCGCTCTGCCACAGTGCGTGTGCACATAACCGTGCTGGACGAGAATGACAACGCGCCCCAGTTTAGCGAGAAACGCTACGTGGCGCAGGTGCGCGAGGATGTGCGCCCCCATACGGTGGTGCTTCGCGTCACAGCCACAGACCGGGATAAGGATGCCAATGGACTAGTGCACTACAACATCATCAGTGGTAACAGCCGCGGCCACTTTGCCATTGACAGCCTCACAGGCGAGATCCAGGTGGTGGCCCCTCTGGATTTTGAAGCAGAGCGAGAGTATGCCTTGCGCATCCGGGCTCAGGATGCAGGTCGTCCCCCGCTGTCCAACAACACTGGCCTGGCCAGCATCCAGGTGGTGGACATCAATGACCATACTCCTATCTTTGTCAGCACGCCCTTCCAGGTCTCTGTCCTGGAAAATGCACCCCTGGGCCACTCAGTCATCCACATTCAGGCAGTGGATGCAGACCATGGAGAGAATGCCAGACTGGAGTATTCCCTAACTGGTGTGGCACCGGATACACCCTTTGTGATAAACAGTGCCACTGGCTGGGTCTCTGTGAGCGGACCCTTGGACCGTGAGTCTGTGGAACATTACTTCTTTGGTGTGGAGGCCCGAGACCATGGCTCACCCCCACTCTCAGCCTCAGCCAGCGTCACAGTGACTGTGCTGGATGTTAATGACAATCGGCCTGAGTTCACCATGAAGGAGTACCACCTCCGACTGAATGAGGATGCGACCGTGGGCACCAGTGTGGTCAGTGTGACTGCTGTAGACCGTGATGCCAACAGTGCCATCAGCTATCAGATCACAGGAGGTAACACTCGGAATCGCTTTGCTATCAGCACCCAGGGGGGTGTAGGTCTGGTGACGCTGGCCCTGCCCCTGGACTACAAGCAGGAACGGTACTTCAAGCTGGTGCTAACTGCATCTGACCGTGCCCTTCATGATCACTGCTATGTGCACATCAACATCACAGATGCCAACACTCACCGGCCTGTCTTTCAAAGTGCCCACTACTCAGTGAGTGTGAATGAGGATCGGCCAGTGGGTAGCACTGTGGTGGTCATCAGTGCCTCTGACGATGATGTGGGTGAGAATGCTCGCATCACTTATCTCCTGGAGGACAACCTACCCCAGTTCCGCATTGACGCAGACTCAGGGGCCATTACCCTGCAGGCCCCCCTGGACTATGAAGACCAGGTGACTTACACACTGGCTATTACAGCTCGGGACAACGGCATCCCACAGAAAGCAGATACTACTTATGTGGAGGTGATGGTCAATGATGTGAATGATAATGCTCCGCAGTTTGTGGCCTCCCACTACACAGGGCTGGTCTCTGAGGATGCCCCGCCTTTCACCAGTGTCCTACAGATCTCAGCCACTGACCGAGATGCTCATGCCAATGGCCGGGTCCAGTATACTTTCCAGAATGGGGAAGATGGGGATGGAGATTTTACCATTGAACCCACCTCTGGCATTGTCCGCACTGTGAGGCGGCTGGATCGAGAGGCGGTGCCGGTGTATGAACTGACTGCCTACGCAGTGGACCGAGGTGTGCCCCCACTCCGGACTCCAGTCAGCATCCAGGTGACAGTGCAGGATGTCAATGACAATGCACCGGTCTTCCCAGCCGAGGAGTTTGAGGTGCGAGTGAAGGAGAACAGCATTGTGGGCTCAGTGGTGGCCCAGATCACGGCAGTGGATCCAGATGAAGGCCCCAATGCTCATATAATGTACCAGATTGTGGAGGGGAACATCCCCGAGCTGTTCCAAATGGATATCTTCTCGGGAGAGTTGACGGCACTCATTGACCTGGACTACGAAGCTCGCCAGGAATACGTAATTGTTGTGCAGGCCACATCAGCCCCTCTGGTCAGTCGGGCCACTGTGCACGTCCGCTTGGTTGACCAGAATGACAACAGCCCCGTGCTCAACAACTTCCAGATCCTCTTCAACAACTATGTATCCAATCGCTCGGACACCTTCCCCTCAGGCATCATTGGGCGCATCCCAGCTTACGATCCAGATGTCTCTGACCACCTCTTCTATTCCTTTGAGCGGGGCAATGAGCTGCAGCTGCTGGTGGTCAACCAAACCAGCGGGGAGCTCCGACTCAGTCGCAAGCTAGACAACAACCGCCCACTGGTGGCCTCCATGTTGGTGACTGTCACAG ATGGGCTGCACAGTGTGACGGCCCAGTGCGTGCTGCGCGTGGTCATCATAACCGAGGAGCTGCTGGCCAACAGCCTGACCGTGCGCCTGGAGAACATGTGGCAGGAACGCTTCCTGTCGCCGCTACTGGGCCACTTCCTGGAAGGCGTGGCTGCGGTACTTGCCACCCCCGCCGAGGACGTCTTCATCTTCAACATCCAGAACGACACGGACGTGGGGGGCACCGTGCTCAACGTGAGCTTCTCGGCGTTGGCACCCCGCGGGGCAGGAGCCGGCTCTGCGGGCCCCTGGTTCAGCTCCGAGGAGCTGCAGGAGCAGCTGTACGTGCGCCGCGCAGCGCTGGCCGCCCGCTCGCTGCTGGACGTGCTGCCCTTCGACGACAACGTGTGCCTGCGCGAGCCCTGCGAGAACTACATGAAGTGCGTGTCGGTGCTGCGCTTTGACTCCTCTGCGCCCTTCCTGGCCTCCGCCTCCACGCTCTTTAGACCCATCCAGCCCATTGCAGGCCTGCGCTGCCGCTGCCCTCCCGGTTTCACGGGAGACTTCTGTGAGACGGAGCTCGACCTCTGCTACTCCAACCCCTGCCGCAACGGCGGCGCCTGCTCACGGCGCGAGGGTGGCTACACTTGCGTTTGCCGGCCACGCTTCACGG GCGAAGACTGCGAGCTGGACACGGAGGCCGGACGCTGCGTCCCGGGTGTCTGCCGCAACGGGGGCACCTGCGCCAATGGGCCTGACGGCGGCTTCCGCTGCCAGTGCCCGGCGGGCGGTGCCTTCGAGGGTCCGCGCTGCGAAGTGGCGGCGCGCTCCTTCCCACCCAGCTCTTTCGTCATGTTCCGTGGCCTTCGACAACGCTTCCACCTCACACTGTCCCTCTC GTTCGCCACGGTGCAGCCCAGTGGGCTGCTCTTCTACAACGGACGCCTGAATGAGAAGCACGACTTCCTGGCCCTGGAGCTCGTGGCTGGGCAAGTGAGGCTCACATATTCCACCG GTGAGTCCAACACAGTGGTCAGCCCCACGGTTCCAGGGGGCCTCAGTGACGGGCAGTGGCACACAGTGCATCTGAGATACTACAACAAG CCCCGGACAGATGCCCTGGGGGGTGCTCAGGGCCCCTCCAAGGACAAGGTGGCTGTGCTGAGCGTGGATGACTGCGATGTGGCTGTGGCTCTGCAGTTTGGGGCTGAGATTGGCAACTACTCGTGTGCAGCTGCCGGCACGCAAACAAGCTCCAAGAA GTCCCTGGACCTGACAGGCCCTCTGCTCCTGGGGGGTGTCCCCAACCTTCCCGAGAACTTCCCCGTGTCCCACAAGGACTTCGTTGGCTGCATGCGGGACCTGCATATCGATGGCCGCCGGGTGGACATGGCGTCCTTTGTCGCAAACAATGGCACCGTGGCAG GCTGCCAGGCCAAGCTGCACTTTTGTGACTCTGGCCCCTGCAAGAACAACGGCATCTGCTCAGAGCGCTGGGGTGGCTTCAGCTGTGACTGCCCAGTGGGCTTCGGAGGCAAAGACTGTCGGCTCA CTATGGCCCATCCCCACCATTTCCGTGGCAATGGAACACTGAGCTGGGACTTTGGAAACGACGTGGCTGTGTCTGTGCCATGGTACCTGGGGCTGGCGTTTCGGACGCGGGCGAAGCAGGGGGTCCTGATGCAAGTCCAGGCTGGGCCACATAGCACACTCCTCTGTCAG CTGGATCGGGGGTTGCTGTCTGTAACAGTGACCAGGGCCTCAGGCCGGGCTGCCCACCTCCTCCTGGACCAGGTGATAGTCAATGACGGCCGGTGGCATGATCTGCGGCTGGAGTTGCAGGAGGAGCCAGGTGGCCGGCGGGGCCACCATGTCCTCATGGTCTCATTGGACTTCAGCCTCTTCCAG GACACTTTGGCAGTGGGGAGTGAGCTGCAGGGCCTGAAGGTAAAGCGACTCCATGTTGGAGGCTTGCCCCACGGCGCTGAAGAGGAGGCTCCTCAGGGTCTGGTTGGCTGTATCCAG GGAGTATGGCTTGGCTCCACGCCTTCGGGGTCCCCAGCCCTGCTTCCCCCAAGCCACCGAGTGAACGTGGAACCCGGCTGTGTCGTGACCAACGCCTGTGCCTCTGGACCCTGCCCGCCCCGTGCTGACTGCCGAGACCTCTGGCAAACATTTTCCTGTACTTGCTGGCCAG GTTACTATGGCCCAGGCTGTGTGGACGCCTGCCTCTTGAACCCCTGTCAGAACCAGGGGTCATGCCGGCATCTCCCGGGGGCCCCCCATGGCTATACCTGCGACTGCATAGGTGGCTATTTTGGGCACCACTGTGAACACAG GATGGACCAGCAGTGCCCGCGGGGCTGGTGGGGGAGCCCAACGTGTGGCCCTTGCAACTGCGACGTTCACAAGGGCTTTGACCCCAACTGCAACAAGACAAATGGGCAGTGTCATTGCAAG GAGTTCCACTACCGACCGCGGGGCAGTGACTCATGCCTGCCATGCGACTGCTACCCAGTGGGCTCTACTTCACGGTCCTGCGCCCCCCACAGCGGGCAGTGCCCCTGTCGCCCAGGAGCCCTTGGCCGCCAGTGCAACAGCTGCGACAGTCCTTTTGCAGAGGTGACAGCCAGCGGCTGCCGGG TGCTCTATGACGCCTGCCCCAAGTCCCTGAGATCCGGTGTGTGGTGGCCGCAGACCAAATTTGGCGTCTTAGCCTCAGTGCCCTGTCCTCGGGGGGCCCTAG GTGCGGCCGTGCGGCTGTGCGACGAGGACCGGGGTTGGCTGGAGCCTGACCTCTTCAACTGTACCTCCCCAGCCTTCCGAGAACTCAATCTGCTG CTGGATGGCCTGGAGCTGAATAAGACGGTCCTAGACACAGTGGAGGCCAAGAAGCTGGCTCAGAGGCTGCGGGAGGTGACCGGCCACACTGACCACTACTTCAGCCAGGACGTCCGAGTCACTGCTCGCCTGCTGGCCCACCTGCTGGCCTTTGAGAGCCACCAGCAGGGCTTCGGGCTGACAGCCACACAGGACGCCCACTTCAATGAG AATCTGCTGTGGGCCGGCTCTGCACTGCTCGCTCCAGAGACCGGGGACTTGTGGGCCGCGCTGGGGCAGCGGGCCCCTGGGGGCTCCCCGGGCAGCGCCGGGCTGGTGCAGCGCCTGGAAGAGTACGCAGCCACGCTCGCGAGGAACATGGAACTCACGTACCTGAACCCCGTGGGGCTGGTGACACCCAACATCA TGCTCAGCATCGACCGCATGGAGCACCCCAGTCCCACCCGGGGCACCCGTCGCTACCCTCGTTACCACAGCAACCTTTTCCGGGGCCAGGATGCCTGGGACCCTCATACGCATGTGCTGCTGCCTTCCCAGGCCCCACGGCCATCCCCTGCTGAAG TTCTGTctggcagcggcagcagcatgGAAAATGCCACCACCTCGAGCGTGGCGCCCCCACCAGCCCCTCCAGAGCCCGAGCCTGAGCCTGGGATCTCCATTGTCATCCTCCTGGTTTACCGCACCCTTGGGGGGCTGCTCCCTGCCCAGTTCCAGGCCGAGCGCCGGGGCGCCAG GGTTCCCCAGAACCCAGTTATGAACTCCCCGGTGGTCAGCGTGGCTGTGTTCCATGGACGCAACTTCCTAAGGGGTGTCCTGGAGTCCCCTATCAGCCTGGAGTTCCGCCTGCTACAGACAGCGAATCGCAGCAAGGCCATCTGCGTGCAGTGGGACCCGCCTGGCCC GGCGGACCAGCACGGCTTGTGGACCGCACGGGACTGTGAGCTGGTGCACAGGAACGGGTCCCATGCACGGTGTCGCTGCAGCCGGACGGGCACCTTCGGGGTCCTCATGGATGCCTCCCCCCGTGAG CGGCTGGAGGGCGACCTGGAGCTGCTGGCGGTGTTCACCCATGTGGTCATGGCGGTGTCCGTGGCCACGCTGCTGCTGACTGCGGCCGTCCTGCTGAGTCTGCGCAGCCTCAAGTCCAACATGCGGGGGATCCATGCCAACGTGGCTGCCGCCCTGGGGGTGGCTGAGCTCCTGTTCCTGCTGGGGATCCACAGGACCCAAAACCAG ctGCTGTGCACCGCAGTCGCCATCCTCCTGCACTACTTCTTCCTGGGCACCTTCGCGTGGCTCCTTGTGCAGGGGCTGCACCTCTACCGCATGCAGGTGGAGCCCCGCAACGTGGACCGCGGCGCCATGCGCTTCTATCACACCCTGGGCTGGGGTGTGCCTGCCGTGCTGCTGG GCCTGGCCGTTGGCCTGGATCCTGAGGGCTATGGGAACCCTGACTTCTGCTGGATCTCGATCCACGAGCCCCTCATCTGGAGCTTTGCCGGCCCTGTCATCCTCGTGCTCGTG ATGAATGGGACTATGTTTCTCCTCGCGGCCCGCACGTCCTGCTCCACTGGGCAGAGGGAGGCCAAGAAGACCTCTGTGCT GACCCTTCGCAGCTCCTTTCTGCTCCTTCTACTGATCAGCGCCTCCTGGCTCTTTGGCCTCCTGGCGGTCAACCACAGCATCCTGGCCTTCCACTACCTCCATGCTGGACTCTGTGGGCTCCAG GGCCTGGTGGTATTGCTGCTCTTCTGTGTCCTGAACGCAGACGCGCGGGCTGCCTGGACACCAGCCTGTCTGGGCAGGAAGGCAGCGCCCGAGGAGGCCAGGCCGGCGCCTGGGACG GGGCCCGGCGCCTACAACAACACGGCCCTCTTCGAGGAGAGCGGCCTCATCCGCATCACCCTTGGCGCCTCCACCGTCTCCTCGGTGAGCAGCGCCCGGTCTGGCCGGACCCAGGACCAAGACAGCCAGCGGGGCCGCAGCTGCCTCAG GGACAACGTCCTGGTTCGACACGGCTCGGTGGCTGACCACACTGACCACAGCCTCCAGGCTCACGCTGGCCCCACTGACCTGGACGTGGCCATGTTCCATCGAGAtgctggtggag GCGCAGACTCTGACTCTGACAGTGACCTGTccttggaggaggagagaagTCTGTCCATCCCATCCTCGGAAAGTGAGGACAATGGCCGGACACGGGGCCGTTTCCAGCGTCCACTCCGCCGGGCAGCCCAGAGCGAGAGGCTCCTTACCCACCCCAAAG ACGTGGACGGCAACGACCTCCTGTCCTACTGGCCGGCGCTGGGGGAGTGCGAGGCTACTCCTTGCGCCCTGCAGACCTGGGGCTCCGAAAGGCGCCTGGGGCTGGACACCAGCAAGGACGCGGCCAACAACAACCAGCCGGACCTGGCCCTGACCAGTGGTGATGAAACCTCCTTGGGTGGGGCCCAGCGCCAGAGAAAAG GCATCCTGAAGAACCGGTTGCAGTACCCGCTGGTGCCACAGACCCGGGGCGCCCCTGAATTGTCCTGGTGCCGTGCCGCCACCTTGGGCCACCGTGCCGTGCCGGCTGCCTCTTACGGTCGCATCTGTGCTGGCGGGGGCACTGGCAGCCTGTCGCAGCCCGCCAGCCGCTACTCTTCCCGAGAACAGCTGGATTTGCTCCTGCGGCGGCAGCTGAGCCGAGAGCGGCTGGAGGAGGCCCCCTCCCCAGTCCTGCGTCCCTTGAGCCGGCCGGGTTCCCAGGAACGCCTAGACACCGTGCCAGGCCGCCCGGAGCCCAGGGATCGGGGAAGCACCCTACCGCGGCGGCAGCCACCCAGGGACTACCCTGGTGCCATGGCGGGCCGCTTTGGGTCGCGGGATGCGCTGGACCGAGGGGCGCCCTGCGAGTGGCTGAGCACGTTGCCCCCACCCCGTGGTGCCCGGGACCTTGACCCACAGCCCCCGCCTCTGCCCCTGTCTCCCCAGCGGCAACTCTCAAGGGACCCCCTCTTGCCATCCCGGCCCCTGGACTCTCTGTCCAAGCGATCGAACTCAGGGGAGCGGCTGGACCATGCACCTAGCCGGCACCCCTCACGAGAAGGCCTCGGGCCAGCCCCGCAGCTGCTCAGAGTTCGGGAAGACCCCCCCAGTGGCCCGGGCCACGGCCCCTCCACAGAGCAGCTGGACATCCTCTCCTCCATCCTTGCCTCCTTCAACTCCTCAGCTCTCTCGTCCTCCCTGCCGTCCTCAAGCACGCCCTCGGGCCCTCACACCACTGCCACACCTTCTGCCATGGCCTCTGCGCTTGGACCCTCCACCCCGCGCTCCGCCACCTCCCACAGCATCTCGGAGCTGTCGCCAGACTCAGA